The Pungitius pungitius chromosome 10, fPunPun2.1, whole genome shotgun sequence genome has a window encoding:
- the LOC119229051 gene encoding WD repeat, SAM and U-box domain-containing protein 1-like: MTSLLRTLRHHADEVSCCAFSPSLLATCSGDKTLRVYNSEDFSELPFSPLSGHGYGVHCCCFSSCGRYLLSCSTDGSAIVWHAGTGEVAAVLLHPARSPLRACAVAPDSSLVLAGACDGTVALWDFPSKALRRCSAVSEASVVACCFSPCGQMFVTGCTRGDLKLWDTDVTLLRVEKDAHDLGVACCSFAPQFKVAEGCVEFRLASCGQDSRLKTRLVSRRDGADWDMKLLHTFTSQVSPVLSCAFSSDGELLVSGSVDKSVAIYDANLGALLHTLKQHDGYVTAVAVSPTTRRIATGSMDRTVNVWRIGDEVSATAAESKPTVCKGRKLPGLSRLLVADWSEEDVLTWLCEEGLQELAGIFEANDMDGAALSQLSREAAAELGIESVGLRCRLLRKLEALKAEQSGPDGPDEFLCPITRELMKDPVIAADGFSYEREAIESWIRGKNQTSPMTNLLLQTTLLTPNRSLRMAITRWTSSR; the protein is encoded by the exons ATGACGTCATTACTCCGCACTCTTCGGCACCACGCGGACGAGGTCAGCTGTTGTgccttctctccatccctcctggCGACCTGTTCCGGGGACAAAACCCTCCGCGTTTACAATTCAGAGGACTTCTCGGAGCTCCCCTTTTCTCCGCTGTCGGGCCACGGTTACGGGGttcactgctgctgcttcagctcCTGCGGCCGCTACCTACTCAGCTGCTCCACGGACGGCTCCGCCATCGTGTGGCACGCGGGCACGGGCGAGGTGGCCGCGGTGCTGCTGCACCCGGCCCGCAGTCCGCTCCGCGCATGCGCGGTAGCGCCGGACTCCTCCCTGGTGCTGGCAGGGGCCTGCGATGGCACCGTGGCCCTCTGGGACTTCCCCTCCAAGGCGTTACGCAG GTGCAGCGCAGTGAGTGAGGCCAGCGTCGTAGCATGCTGCTTCTCTCCCTGTGGCCAGATGTTTGTGACCGGCTGCACCCGCGGAGACCTCAAGCTGTGGGACACGGACGTCACCCTCCTGCGTGTTGAGAAGGACGCCCACGACCTGGGAGTCGCCTGCTGCAGCTTCGCACCACAGTTCAAAGTCG cagAAGGCTGTGTGGAGTTTCGACTGGCCTCTTGTGGACAGGACAGCCGGCTGAAGACACGCCTTGTTTCCCGGCGTGACGGGGCAG ACTGGGACATGAAGTTGCTGCACACGTTTACCAGCCAGGTGTCTCCTGTTCTGTCCTGTGCCTTCTCTTCTGACGGAGAGCTGCTCGTTTCAGG TTCGGTGGATAAAAGTGTTGCAATATATGATGCG AACCTGGGAGCCCTGCTGCACACTTTGAAACAGCATGACGG gTACGTGACTGCTGTGGCCGTGTCTCCCACCACGCGGCGGATTGCAACAGGCTCCATGGACCGAACCGTCAACGTGTGGAGAATAGGAGATGAAGTCAGCGCAACAG cagctgaATCAAAGCCGACCGTCTGCAAAG GAAGGAAGCTGCCGGGTCTCTCCAGGCTGCTGGTTGCTGATTGGTCCGAGGAGGATGTGCTCACCTGGCTGTGTGAGGAAGGACTGCAGGAACTCGCCGGCATCTTTGAAGCCAACGACATGGACGGAGCAGCGCTCAGCCAGCTGAGCAGGGAGGCTGCAGCAGAGCTGGGAATCG AGTCCGTGGGCCTCCGCTGTCGTCTGCTGAGGAAACTCGAGGCCTTGAAGGCGGAGCAGAGCGGTCCCGATGGCCCCGACGAGTTTCTGTGTCCCATTACCAGAGAGCTGATGAAGGATCCCGTCATTGCTGCAG ACGGGTTTTCCTACGAGCGAGAAGCCATCGAGAGCTGGATTAGGGGCAAAAACCAAACCAGCCCCATGACtaacctgctgctgcagaccacGCTGCTGACCCCCAACCGATCTCTGAGGATGGCAATAACACGATGGACGTCGAGCCGGTAG